A window from Micromonospora profundi encodes these proteins:
- the gndA gene encoding NADP-dependent phosphogluconate dehydrogenase has product MAQQATAQIGVTGLAVMGRNLARNLARNGFTVAVHNRSPERTRSLVAEHGDEGTFVPGESMADFVASLERPRAVIVMVKAGAPTDAVIDELVPLLDEGDIIVDCGNAHFADTRRREEALRAKGLHFSGTGVSGGEEGALLGPSIMPGGSDESYAKLGPMFEKIAAQVEGVPCCVHVGPDGAGHFVKMVHNGIEYADMQLIAEAYDLLRAGLGAKPAEIAQIFRDWNEGELGSFLIEITADVLAHTDAATGRPFVDVVQDRAEQKGTGRWTVQSALDLGIPITGIAEATFARSLSGHVDQREAARRAFPDTGDQWQVTDRDAFVEDVRRALLASKIVAYAQGFDHIRAGSQEYDWNIDLGGTATIWRGGCIIRARFLDRIREAYDEQPDLPTLLVAPYFAEAVGAGVPSWRRVVADATRAGVPTPAFSSSLAYFDALRAERLPAALIQGLRDNFGAHTYQRVDREGSFHTLWAGDHTESPA; this is encoded by the coding sequence ATGGCTCAGCAGGCGACAGCGCAGATCGGCGTGACCGGGTTGGCGGTGATGGGTCGCAACCTGGCCCGCAACCTGGCCCGCAACGGTTTCACCGTGGCGGTGCACAACCGTTCACCCGAGCGCACCCGCAGCCTCGTCGCCGAGCACGGTGACGAGGGCACCTTCGTTCCCGGCGAGTCGATGGCCGACTTCGTGGCGTCGCTGGAACGGCCCCGCGCGGTGATCGTGATGGTCAAGGCGGGTGCGCCCACCGACGCGGTGATCGACGAGTTGGTGCCGCTGCTGGACGAGGGCGACATCATCGTCGACTGCGGCAACGCCCACTTCGCCGACACCCGCCGCCGGGAGGAGGCGCTGCGCGCGAAGGGGCTGCACTTCAGCGGCACCGGCGTTTCCGGCGGCGAGGAGGGCGCGCTGCTCGGGCCGAGCATCATGCCGGGCGGCTCCGACGAGTCGTACGCCAAGCTCGGTCCGATGTTCGAAAAGATCGCCGCCCAGGTGGAGGGCGTGCCGTGCTGTGTGCACGTCGGGCCGGACGGCGCCGGGCACTTCGTCAAGATGGTGCACAACGGCATCGAGTACGCCGACATGCAGCTCATCGCCGAGGCGTACGACCTGCTCCGGGCCGGTCTGGGCGCGAAGCCGGCGGAGATCGCGCAGATCTTCCGCGACTGGAACGAGGGCGAGTTGGGCTCGTTCCTCATCGAGATCACCGCCGATGTGCTCGCGCACACCGACGCGGCCACCGGCCGCCCCTTCGTAGACGTCGTGCAGGACCGCGCGGAGCAGAAGGGCACCGGACGGTGGACCGTGCAGAGCGCCCTGGACCTGGGCATCCCGATCACGGGGATCGCCGAGGCGACGTTCGCCCGCTCGCTGTCCGGGCACGTCGACCAGCGCGAGGCGGCACGTCGGGCGTTCCCCGACACCGGTGACCAGTGGCAGGTGACCGACCGGGACGCCTTCGTCGAGGACGTCCGCCGGGCGCTGCTCGCTTCCAAGATCGTCGCGTACGCGCAGGGCTTCGACCACATCCGCGCCGGCAGCCAGGAGTACGACTGGAACATCGACCTCGGCGGCACGGCGACGATCTGGCGGGGCGGCTGCATCATCCGCGCCCGTTTCCTCGACCGGATCCGTGAGGCGTACGACGAGCAGCCCGACCTGCCGACGCTGCTGGTGGCGCCGTACTTCGCCGAGGCGGTCGGTGCCGGCGTGCCGAGCTGGCGCCGGGTGGTGGCCGACGCGACCCGGGCCGGGGTGCCGACGCCGGCGTTCTCGTCGTCGCTTGCGTACTTCGACGCGCTGCGCGCCGAGCGGCTGCCCGCCGCGCTGATCCAGGGCCTGCGGGACAATTTCGGGGCGCACACCTACCAGCGCGTCGACCGCGAAGGCTCGTTCCACACCCTCTGGGCAGGCGACCACACCGAGTCCCCGGCGTAA